From the genome of Aeromonas hydrophila subsp. hydrophila ATCC 7966:
AAAGAAGACCACAGCCCCCATGATGGAACCCTGCAGGGCCAGGTCGGCGCCGATGCCGCCGCAGATGGGCAGCAGGGTGAGCCAGAACATGGCATCGCCGATCCCGCCGAGCGGGGCGCCGACCGCGATCTTGGTGCTCTGGATGCTGTTGACGTTCTGCTTGGAGCGCTCCATCGCCAGTACTATCCCCATCACGAAGGTGACCAGGAAGGGGTGGGTGTTGAAGAAGCCCATGTGCCCCTTCATCGCCCGGGAGAGATCCTTGGGGTTGGTGTGAATCTTCTGCAGTGCCGGCAGCAGGCCGTAGAGCCAGCCGGAGGCCTGCATCCGCTCGTAGTTGAAGGAGGCCTGCAGCAGCAGGGAGCGCCAGGCGAAGCGGTTGATGTCCTGGCGGGTCAGCTCGGCCCCCAGTTGCTGATCTTCGTAGATGTCGTCGGAGACGGTGCGGGTCGGTTGCGGCTCGGCCGCCTGGGTCAGCCGGGTGGCGGTGTTGTTAGATGCCATCTTCAGTTTCCTCCTGGATGGGGCGGGCTTGTGGCGCCGGGTCCTTGCGCATGAAATCGATCAGAGCCATGGCCAGGGCGGCCGCGGCGATGGCCAGCACCGGCAGCTTGAGCCAGGCGGCGGCAACGAAACCGAGGATGAAGTAGGGGATGTAGACGTTCTTCATCATGATCTTGAGCAGCACGGCGAAGCCGATGGCGGGCATGATGCCGCCGGCGACGCCGAGGCCGTCGATGAGACGGGCGGGCAGCACGTCGATGGCGGTCTTGGCGTGTTCGGCGCCGAAGTAGGTGGGCAGGAAGGCACACAGGA
Proteins encoded in this window:
- the agaE gene encoding PTS N-acetylgalactosamine transporter subunit IID — encoded protein: MASNNTATRLTQAAEPQPTRTVSDDIYEDQQLGAELTRQDINRFAWRSLLLQASFNYERMQASGWLYGLLPALQKIHTNPKDLSRAMKGHMGFFNTHPFLVTFVMGIVLAMERSKQNVNSIQSTKIAVGAPLGGIGDAMFWLTLLPICGGIGADLALQGSIMGAVVFFLLFNLVHFGLRFGLAHYAYRMGVAAIPLIKANTRKVGHAASIVGMTVIGALVATYVRLGTTLEITAGDAVVKLQADVLDKLMPAFLPLLYTLAMYGLIRRGWSPLRLIVITVVLGIVGKFAGFL